The DNA sequence GGCGAGACAAATTTGCAGCGGCAGAACAAAGATAAGGCCGAGAAAGAGACAGTCAAGGTAAACATGGATTCCCTATCCAATGGCTCCCAACAGCAAGATTCACATGCGGGCATTGTGGAACGATATGACGGCCAGCAGGCTTCAATTAGAAAAGCAAGCTTCACAAGGTCTCGATCATTTCCGGTGGCCGATGCATCAGGCGTTAGACATTATAGGCCAATCACTCTTAAGCACAAGCAAAGTGAAATGTGGTCTTTCCCAAAGGGTGAAAAGCCGACAACAATCAGTCAGGGGCCAAAACTCACCTTATCCAACTTGCTGCAAAATCATGATCTACAATCAGTGCAAAGCAGAGCCATGAAGCAAGAAGATATGGCTTCTTCCTCAGGCAACTCCCACCCAATTAAAGTGCACGGATGGAATCAGACAGTCATGAATCAGATTAAACGCATCAAGCGTAGAATAAGGCGTGcatttaaagaagaaagaatagaaaatgCGCCAGCAGATGCTCGCCCTGACCGAATTTCTTCTGGATCAAGTTCTCCTGCCAACATGAAAGAGATTTCTGAAAATTCTCAGTACCAAGATGGCGAAAACTGGACCGACGTGAGTAAGCTACACCACATGGAAAGAACTTCCTCTATACACGATTCACTGGATAGATATGCTCAGTTATTCGAGAATGCTTATGGGAAGGAGCCTAAACTGCATCATTCCAATAGCCTAAAATTGACAAACAAAGACAGGAATTCTTCGGGTGGACATACGCGTAAATCATTCAGAAGGAGACTCTCCCTTCCGGACCCTGCAACCCTATCTTTCCTCCTTGGTGTGGTGTCTTTAGACGCTATTTGTTCAGACATGCAAGTGAAGAAGGATGGGGATTCTTGTGTGAAAACTGGGTGTGATTTAGGCAGCAAATTAAATTCTTCAGCTATTCCTTCAAATCCTGATGGAAGTGCTCTATCACATGATACTCCGGAGGTCAAGTTCCTTGAGGatattaaagaagaagaagaagaagaagaagaaggcgatgatgatgatgcagaGACTAGTACTGAACTGCGCTCCAGCGCGGTTGTAGCTTTAGATCAGAAGACTGTTGAACATAGTGAAAATGTTGTTGAATCAACAGGGGAGGATAACAGGGCCCTGCATGAACGGGAGATGTCTATCACATGGGAAGCCGTCAGTCAAGGAGATGAACTAAGTTCAGTTTGTAGTCCCAAACCCTCTCCAAAGGTCGACCAAGCTACAGCAGGGGAGTTCTTGCCCTCAAACGGTATCAACTACATCTCCAAGACAAGTTTCCATTTTCGCATCTTTCGCCTGGAATTGCCTGGTTTATAACTGTCAAGAGTGGGACGGAAATGGCATTTCTTAAGCATATTAAGATCAGTCATGTCCTTGAATGCAGATCTTACAATTCATGTCCTCTCTAACATGTTACATGTTTTGTCTGATCCTAGTCAATCCAAGTTCATATTTAGACCTGCTATCGGAATGCATTTGCACCATTCATCCATTTGGTACTCTGTTTTTCTCGTGTGCAAGAGTTGGGTGTGACCGTGTGACAAATTGATCCACTGTTGCTCCAGGTTGCCTTCATCTGGAGGAGCCAGGTTCTCATGCAAACCTGCCCAGTAGCTCTGTGCCGGAATCTTTGTCAGTATCTTGCGAGGCTTCAAAAGATACGGGAAATGGGATGAAGAACAACATTGCAGACCATTTCTTAAAGACTTGGCATTTGGATAAAAGGGATGAGGTAGACTTTAACTACGTAAGTCACTTGCTCAACCTATCCGGCATCtccgaaagtgaggaatttgaaCAGTGGCAAACTGCGGAGCAACCGCTGAACCCTAAGTTATTAGACAATTTGGAGGACTGCGCAGCAGATCACGAGTTAGGATGCTCAGATGAGGACGTCGGTGCTTGTAGCAACCACCAGCTTCTGTTCGATTTAGTCAATGAAGCCCTGCTTGAGATCTTCGAGCGATTGCCCGCTTACTTCCCAAAAGCCTTCTCCTTTACGACGAATGTCAAACCAATCCCGAAGGGTCAGCATATGCTCGAGGAGGTCTGGAAAAGAGTGAACCGGTACCGTACAAGGCCGGAGCGGGACCAGACATTAGACGGTGTGATCGCTCGAGATATGGCAAAGGGGGATGGTTGGTTGAACCTCCAGTGGGAAGGGGAGTGCGTGGCGCTGGAATTGGAGGATTGGATTCTTGATGATCTCTTGGATGAAGTATTAAGTCCTTGAGAGTTAGAGCAAGTTGGTGGGTAGAAGTAAGATGTCTGCACACTGTTTTCCGCTTTCTCGCGCGCCAAGTTTTGTTCATGGTATGGTGGATCTGTGCTGCATAGCATGAGATTGGGTTGTCTTAGATTATTTTCTAAGGGCTTGAACTTAAGGATTTTAGTATTCCGCTTCTTAATGGCAATCAGTTCGGTAACAAGCCcgtgaagatttttttttttggtatatatgTTGATACAAGTCGCGAGGATCCGGAGTCATTCATCAGATGTCGATAGATTCGTCAAGAATATTTGC is a window from the Rhodamnia argentea isolate NSW1041297 chromosome 8, ASM2092103v1, whole genome shotgun sequence genome containing:
- the LOC115736785 gene encoding uncharacterized protein LOC115736785 isoform X1; its protein translation is MEGDIQGRDHGIRLQNSHPGCWWGFFHVLDYHYWRHVRRALHGKERRGRKRRGHKPCCTTPKTISFNCETGQGQDEAEHLLRERPSIEADSLNDVPASSTRELLAKDAREENIHQDWILSFLLHRHHRTDSVLNEIKDEWRDPIIILHDGADTPIPKLQDLYSPRTGEELGGGKRAPLFERGEEVKQKLMDFGKGETNLQRQNKDKAEKETVKVNMDSLSNGSQQQDSHAGIVERYDGQQASIRKASFTRSRSFPVADASGVRHYRPITLKHKQSEMWSFPKGEKPTTISQGPKLTLSNLLQNHDLQSVQSRAMKQEDMASSSGNSHPIKVHGWNQTVMNQIKRIKRRIRRAFKEERIENAPADARPDRISSGSSSPANMKEISENSQYQDGENWTDVSKLHHMERTSSIHDSLDRYAQLFENAYGKEPKLHHSNSLKLTNKDRNSSGGHTRKSFRRRLSLPDPATLSFLLGVVSLDAICSDMQVKKDGDSCVKTGCDLGSKLNSSAIPSNPDGSALSHDTPEVKFLEDIKEEEEEEEEGDDDDAETSTELRSSAVVALDQKTVEHSENVVESTGEDNRALHEREMSITWEAVSQGDELSSVCSPKPSPKVDQATAGEFLPSNGCLHLEEPGSHANLPSSSVPESLSVSCEASKDTGNGMKNNIADHFLKTWHLDKRDEVDFNYVSHLLNLSGISESEEFEQWQTAEQPLNPKLLDNLEDCAADHELGCSDEDVGACSNHQLLFDLVNEALLEIFERLPAYFPKAFSFTTNVKPIPKGQHMLEEVWKRVNRYRTRPERDQTLDGVIARDMAKGDGWLNLQWEGECVALELEDWILDDLLDEVLSP
- the LOC115736785 gene encoding uncharacterized protein LOC115736785 isoform X3; translation: MEGDIQGRDHGIRLQNSHPGCWWGFFHVLDYHYWRHVRRALHGKERRGRKRRGHKPCCTTPKTISFNCETGQGQDEAEHLLRERPSIEADSLNDVPASSTRELLAKDAREENIHQDWILSFLLHRHHRTDSVLNEIKDEWRDPIIILHDGADTPIPKLQDLYSPRTGEELGGGKRAPLFERGEEVKQKLMDFGKGETNLQRQNKDKAEKETVKVNMDSLSNGSQQQASIRKASFTRSRSFPVADASGVRHYRPITLKHKQSEMWSFPKGEKPTTISQGPKLTLSNLLQNHDLQSVQSRAMKQEDMASSSGNSHPIKVHGWNQTVMNQIKRIKRRIRRAFKEERIENAPADARPDRISSGSSSPANMKEISENSQYQDGENWTDVSKLHHMERTSSIHDSLDRYAQLFENAYGKEPKLHHSNSLKLTNKDRNSSGGHTRKSFRRRLSLPDPATLSFLLGVVSLDAICSDMQVKKDGDSCVKTGCDLGSKLNSSAIPSNPDGSALSHDTPEVKFLEDIKEEEEEEEEGDDDDAETSTELRSSAVVALDQKTVEHSENVVESTGEDNRALHEREMSITWEAVSQGDELSSVCSPKPSPKVDQATAGEFLPSNGCLHLEEPGSHANLPSSSVPESLSVSCEASKDTGNGMKNNIADHFLKTWHLDKRDEVDFNYVSHLLNLSGISESEEFEQWQTAEQPLNPKLLDNLEDCAADHELGCSDEDVGACSNHQLLFDLVNEALLEIFERLPAYFPKAFSFTTNVKPIPKGQHMLEEVWKRVNRYRTRPERDQTLDGVIARDMAKGDGWLNLQWEGECVALELEDWILDDLLDEVLSP
- the LOC115736785 gene encoding protein TRM32 isoform X4 produces the protein MEGDIQGRDHGIRLQNSHPGCWWGFFHVLDYHYWRHVRRALHGKERRGRKRRGHKPCCTTPKTISFNCETGQGQDEAEHLLRERPSIEADSLNDVPASSTRELLAKDAREENIHQDWILSFLLHRHHRTDSVLNEIKDEWRDPIIILHDGADTPIPKLQDLYSPRTGEELGGGKRAPLFERGEEVKQKLMDFGKGETNLQRQNKDKAEKETVKVNMDSLSNGSQQQDSHAGIVERYDGQQASIRKASFTRSRSFPVADASGVRHYRPITLKHKQSEMWSFPKGEKPTTISQGPKLTLSNLLQNHDLQSVQSRAMKQEDMASSSGNSHPIKVHGWNQTVMNQIKRIKRRIRRAFKEERIENAPADARPDRISSGSSSPANMKEISENSQYQDGENWTDVSKLHHMERTSSIHDSLDRYAQLFENAYGKEPKLHHSNSLKLTNKDRNSSGGHTRKSFRRRLSLPDPATLSFLLGVVSLDAICSDMQVKKDGDSCVKTGCDLGSKLNSSAIPSNPDGSALSHDTPEVKFLEDIKEEEEEEEEGDDDDAETSTELRSSAVVALDQKTVEHSENVVESTGEDNRALHEREMSITWEAVSQGDELSSVCSPKPSPKVDQATAGEFLPSNGCLHLEEPGSHANLPSSDHFLKTWHLDKRDEVDFNYVSHLLNLSGISESEEFEQWQTAEQPLNPKLLDNLEDCAADHELGCSDEDVGACSNHQLLFDLVNEALLEIFERLPAYFPKAFSFTTNVKPIPKGQHMLEEVWKRVNRYRTRPERDQTLDGVIARDMAKGDGWLNLQWEGECVALELEDWILDDLLDEVLSP
- the LOC115736785 gene encoding uncharacterized protein LOC115736785 isoform X2 gives rise to the protein MEGDIQGRDHGIRLQNSHPGCWWGFFHVLDYHYWRHVRRALHGKERRGRKRRGHKPCCTTPKTISFNCETGQGQDEAEHLLERPSIEADSLNDVPASSTRELLAKDAREENIHQDWILSFLLHRHHRTDSVLNEIKDEWRDPIIILHDGADTPIPKLQDLYSPRTGEELGGGKRAPLFERGEEVKQKLMDFGKGETNLQRQNKDKAEKETVKVNMDSLSNGSQQQDSHAGIVERYDGQQASIRKASFTRSRSFPVADASGVRHYRPITLKHKQSEMWSFPKGEKPTTISQGPKLTLSNLLQNHDLQSVQSRAMKQEDMASSSGNSHPIKVHGWNQTVMNQIKRIKRRIRRAFKEERIENAPADARPDRISSGSSSPANMKEISENSQYQDGENWTDVSKLHHMERTSSIHDSLDRYAQLFENAYGKEPKLHHSNSLKLTNKDRNSSGGHTRKSFRRRLSLPDPATLSFLLGVVSLDAICSDMQVKKDGDSCVKTGCDLGSKLNSSAIPSNPDGSALSHDTPEVKFLEDIKEEEEEEEEGDDDDAETSTELRSSAVVALDQKTVEHSENVVESTGEDNRALHEREMSITWEAVSQGDELSSVCSPKPSPKVDQATAGEFLPSNGCLHLEEPGSHANLPSSSVPESLSVSCEASKDTGNGMKNNIADHFLKTWHLDKRDEVDFNYVSHLLNLSGISESEEFEQWQTAEQPLNPKLLDNLEDCAADHELGCSDEDVGACSNHQLLFDLVNEALLEIFERLPAYFPKAFSFTTNVKPIPKGQHMLEEVWKRVNRYRTRPERDQTLDGVIARDMAKGDGWLNLQWEGECVALELEDWILDDLLDEVLSP